In the genome of Pseudomonadota bacterium, one region contains:
- a CDS encoding NADP-dependent malic enzyme, whose protein sequence is MKIPEILVIESVQKAGSLASILQVIADDGLVVEHLQSLRREQGKTVWEITLEMDEETDRSLFQKIDALPNARFLGKSDRVFDRHLGGKIETRSRVRISSLQILRDIYTPGVARVCLAIQDNPEKAWLYTNIHKTVAVVTNGTAILGLGDIGPVAGMPVMEGKAALFAELAGLSAVPILLDIKDPQKIVDTIEAMAPSFGAIQLEDIRAPECFEIERQLKQRLDIPVLHDDQHGTAVVALAALINATKRVGKNLPGAVIGQIGLGAAGIGIVSLLKAQGSCEVLGTDLKADARQRLEKLGGKAVTIEELMARADFVIATSGVKNLIKPEWVRDGQVILALSNPDPEIEPIVALEQGAAFAADGKGINNVLGFPGLFKGALAARAKTFTREMLLAAAHTLADLAGPDDLVPDALDIDVHDKVAAAVAEVVSGSR, encoded by the coding sequence ATGAAAATCCCCGAGATACTGGTTATTGAATCTGTGCAGAAAGCCGGCAGTCTGGCCAGCATTTTGCAGGTCATAGCCGATGATGGCCTGGTGGTGGAACACCTGCAGTCGTTGCGCCGCGAGCAAGGCAAAACGGTCTGGGAAATCACGCTGGAAATGGATGAGGAGACTGATCGCAGTCTGTTCCAGAAAATTGACGCATTGCCTAACGCCCGATTTCTTGGCAAGTCGGATCGGGTCTTCGATCGTCATCTCGGCGGAAAAATCGAGACCAGGTCGCGGGTCCGCATATCGTCACTGCAAATCCTGCGCGATATTTACACGCCGGGCGTGGCCCGTGTTTGCCTGGCAATACAGGATAATCCAGAGAAGGCGTGGCTATATACCAATATCCACAAGACGGTCGCGGTGGTGACTAACGGCACTGCGATACTGGGTCTGGGCGATATCGGGCCAGTGGCGGGGATGCCAGTCATGGAGGGCAAGGCCGCCTTGTTCGCGGAGTTGGCGGGGTTGTCGGCGGTGCCGATATTGCTGGACATTAAGGACCCGCAAAAAATCGTGGATACCATCGAGGCCATGGCGCCGTCGTTCGGAGCCATACAACTGGAGGATATCAGGGCGCCCGAGTGCTTTGAGATTGAGCGACAGTTAAAGCAAAGACTGGATATTCCGGTCCTGCATGACGATCAGCATGGTACCGCCGTGGTGGCGCTGGCCGCGCTGATCAATGCCACCAAGAGGGTAGGCAAAAACTTGCCGGGAGCTGTCATCGGGCAGATCGGCCTTGGCGCCGCCGGTATCGGCATCGTCAGCTTGTTGAAGGCCCAGGGCAGCTGCGAGGTTCTCGGCACGGATCTCAAAGCCGATGCCCGGCAACGGCTTGAGAAACTCGGCGGCAAAGCGGTCACTATCGAGGAATTGATGGCGCGCGCCGATTTTGTCATCGCGACCAGCGGAGTCAAAAACCTGATCAAGCCCGAGTGGGTCAGGGACGGCCAGGTGATCCTGGCCCTGTCCAATCCCGATCCGGAAATCGAACCGATCGTTGCACTTGAACAGGGCGCGGCTTTTGCCGCCGATGGCAAGGGCATCAACAATGTGCTCGGCTTTCCGGGGCTGTTCAAGGGTGCATTGGCGGCCAGGGCCAAAACCTTCACCCGGGAAATGTTGCTGGCGGCGGCGCATACGCTAGCGGACCTGGCCGGGCCGGATGACCTGGTCCCGGATGCGCTGGATATCGATGTGCATGACAAGGTGGCGGCGGCGGTAGCCGAGGTGGTCAGCGGATCGCGCTAG
- a CDS encoding acyl-CoA dehydrogenase family protein: MALNPLDLYNIRDQLSEDEQLVQDSVGRFVDEKVLPIIGKCFEESRFPDELVPEMAGMGLLGSSLEGYDCAGLNAVSYGLICQELERGDSGLRSFASVQSSLVMYPIHAFGSEEQKQKWLPPLARAEAIGCFGLTEPHGGSDPSNMKTTAKKDGDHWILNGSKMWITNGNVADIAVVWADTKDGIRGFIVEKDMEGFSAEEIKHKFSLRASVTSNLFFDKVRVPDANRLPDAKGLKGPLSCLTQARYGITWGVIGAAQACLQEVLDYTGTRVLFGKPLNQTQTIQIRLADMARRITGAQLISLHLGRLKDAGKMMPAQVSLAKWNNVRMALDIARDARDMLGGAGISAEMSAIRHMLNLESVITYEGTETVHQLTIGKELTGVSAF; encoded by the coding sequence GTGGCTCTCAATCCCCTGGATTTGTACAACATTCGCGATCAGCTGTCAGAGGACGAGCAGCTGGTGCAGGACAGCGTCGGCCGTTTTGTCGACGAAAAAGTTTTGCCGATCATCGGCAAGTGCTTTGAAGAGAGTCGCTTCCCCGACGAACTGGTTCCGGAAATGGCCGGCATGGGCCTGCTGGGCAGCTCACTCGAAGGATACGACTGCGCCGGCCTGAATGCCGTCAGTTATGGCCTGATCTGCCAGGAGCTCGAGCGTGGCGACAGCGGGTTACGCTCGTTTGCCTCGGTGCAAAGCAGCCTGGTCATGTACCCGATTCATGCCTTTGGCAGCGAAGAGCAGAAACAGAAGTGGCTGCCACCGCTGGCCCGGGCCGAGGCGATCGGCTGTTTCGGCCTGACCGAGCCACATGGTGGATCGGACCCGTCGAACATGAAAACGACCGCAAAAAAAGACGGCGATCACTGGATTCTGAACGGCTCCAAGATGTGGATCACCAACGGCAATGTGGCCGATATCGCCGTGGTCTGGGCGGACACCAAAGACGGCATCCGCGGGTTTATAGTCGAAAAGGACATGGAAGGATTCTCCGCAGAGGAAATCAAGCACAAGTTTTCGCTGCGTGCATCGGTGACCTCCAACTTGTTCTTCGACAAGGTCCGGGTGCCCGATGCCAATCGTTTGCCTGATGCGAAAGGTCTCAAGGGCCCGCTTAGCTGCCTGACCCAGGCGCGTTATGGCATCACCTGGGGAGTGATCGGCGCGGCCCAGGCCTGCCTGCAGGAAGTGCTGGATTACACCGGGACCCGCGTCCTGTTCGGCAAACCGCTCAACCAGACGCAGACCATACAAATACGCCTGGCCGACATGGCTCGCCGCATTACCGGCGCGCAACTGATTTCCTTGCATCTCGGGCGCCTCAAAGACGCCGGTAAAATGATGCCTGCGCAGGTATCGCTGGCCAAGTGGAACAATGTGCGCATGGCCCTCGATATCGCGCGCGATGCGCGAGACATGCTCGGTGGCGCGGGCATCAGCGCCGAGATGTCGGCGATACGGCACATGCTCAACCTCGAAAGCGTGATTACTTACGAGGGCACCGAGACCGTGCACCAGCTAACGATCGGCAAGGAACTGACCGGCGTCAGCGCCTTCTGA
- a CDS encoding DUF962 domain-containing protein, whose protein sequence is MRPADDWFNDYGESHQNPTNKTIHWICVPLILLTVLGMLWAAPVPAAMASLSSWLNWSTVVMVLALVYYFALSPSLGAGMSVVLALFAYILHTLEAAGLPMLTASVSVFVLAWIGQFVGHRIEGKKPSFFKDIQFLMIGPIWLLGFIYRRLGVRY, encoded by the coding sequence ATGCGCCCAGCCGACGACTGGTTCAACGATTATGGCGAAAGCCATCAGAACCCGACCAACAAGACCATCCACTGGATTTGTGTACCGTTGATCCTGCTGACGGTGCTCGGCATGCTCTGGGCGGCGCCGGTACCTGCCGCGATGGCCAGCCTGTCATCGTGGCTAAACTGGTCCACCGTCGTCATGGTCCTCGCCCTGGTTTATTACTTCGCTTTGTCTCCCTCGCTGGGAGCGGGAATGAGCGTCGTGCTGGCGCTGTTTGCCTATATCCTGCACACGCTGGAAGCCGCCGGGTTACCCATGTTGACTGCATCGGTCAGCGTATTTGTCCTGGCCTGGATAGGCCAGTTTGTCGGTCATCGTATCGAAGGCAAGAAACCCAGCTTTTTCAAGGATATCCAGTTCCTGATGATCGGTCCGATCTGGTTGCTCGGATTTATATACCGCCGCCTGGGTGTGAGGTACTAG